The proteins below come from a single Cylindrospermopsis raciborskii Cr2010 genomic window:
- the hypA gene encoding hydrogenase maturation nickel metallochaperone HypA, which translates to MTKALIITIKQWWESQPGCPRISAIHLMIGKFTCVEPGSLQFAFQVQTRNTFLDGVELVIKEIPLIAFCHPCQLEYLPEIGQQYSCPRCYHPMEDIRSGRELKIERIEYSLEE; encoded by the coding sequence ATGACCAAGGCATTGATTATCACGATTAAACAATGGTGGGAATCCCAGCCTGGTTGTCCGCGTATTTCCGCAATTCACCTGATGATTGGTAAGTTCACCTGTGTAGAACCTGGGAGTTTGCAATTTGCCTTTCAAGTACAAACACGTAACACATTTTTGGATGGAGTAGAATTAGTAATCAAGGAAATTCCCTTAATTGCCTTTTGTCATCCCTGTCAATTAGAGTACCTTCCGGAAATTGGTCAGCAATATAGCTGTCCACGCTGTTATCATCCCATGGAGGATATTCGCTCGGGTAGGGAACTGAAAATAGAGCGGATTGAATATAGTTTGGAAGAGTAG
- a CDS encoding ABC transporter permease: protein MFMILSITIPVFIWLVVSNSGLVKPLFLPTPQAVLSALQKLWATGDLQTDIGFSLLRVLGGFLLAAVISIPLGVLMGSFPVVRALLEPAISIFRYMPAPAFIPLLILYFGLGETPKILLIFIGTVFFNTLMIMDAVKFVSRELIETSYTLGGQHHQILLQVILPFIVPNIIDACRVNMAASWNLVIVAELVAATEGLGRRISVAQRFLKTDEIFAGLIVIGLIGVVIDILLVMLHRMVCKWAHN, encoded by the coding sequence TTGTTCATGATTTTATCAATCACTATTCCGGTTTTTATTTGGTTGGTTGTTTCCAACTCTGGTTTAGTTAAACCATTGTTTTTGCCAACCCCTCAAGCAGTTCTTTCTGCTTTACAAAAACTGTGGGCAACCGGTGACCTGCAAACAGATATTGGATTTAGTTTATTACGGGTTTTAGGTGGGTTTTTATTAGCTGCTGTTATCTCTATCCCTTTGGGTGTATTAATGGGGAGTTTTCCGGTAGTTCGAGCTTTATTGGAGCCTGCTATTAGTATTTTTCGCTACATGCCTGCACCTGCTTTTATTCCCCTGCTAATTTTGTATTTCGGTTTAGGAGAAACACCAAAAATACTGTTGATATTTATTGGTACAGTGTTCTTTAACACTCTGATGATTATGGACGCGGTAAAGTTTGTTTCTCGAGAATTGATTGAGACTTCTTATACATTAGGTGGTCAACACCATCAGATTTTATTGCAAGTGATTTTGCCTTTTATTGTGCCGAATATCATTGATGCTTGTCGAGTTAATATGGCAGCTTCTTGGAACTTGGTGATTGTAGCAGAGTTAGTAGCTGCAACCGAGGGACTAGGTAGACGCATTAGTGTGGCTCAAAGATTCCTCAAAACAGATGAGATTTTTGCTGGGTTAATTGTCATTGGTCTGATTGGTGTAGTTATTGACATTTTGTTAGTTATGCTACATCGTATGGTTTGTAAATGGGCTCATAATTAG
- a CDS encoding RNA methyltransferase: METEKSALEKIKVILVEPAGCLNLGSIARVMKNFGLCDLILVNPQCDPTSLESLRMAVHAPEILETARIVDNLTTALAGCDRAIATVGRDYNGELPIESPRHALPWLLAESEKPAGLIFGREDRGLTNQEINYAQKLVSIPTSPEYTSLNLATAVSICCYELSQSIMTMEPGKMPTRDIATLDVLESYYQELESLLLSIGYLYPHTASSRMEKFRHLYNRSELTTTEVAMLRGILKQVQWAIKNF; the protein is encoded by the coding sequence ATGGAAACAGAAAAGTCAGCTCTAGAGAAAATCAAGGTCATTTTAGTTGAACCTGCGGGATGTTTAAATTTAGGTTCTATAGCTAGGGTAATGAAAAACTTCGGGTTATGTGATTTAATTTTAGTCAATCCTCAGTGTGACCCTACTTCCTTAGAATCCCTAAGAATGGCAGTTCATGCTCCAGAAATATTAGAAACCGCCCGAATAGTAGATAATCTAACCACAGCACTAGCTGGATGCGATCGCGCTATTGCTACTGTAGGTAGGGATTATAATGGGGAGTTACCCATAGAAAGTCCTCGTCATGCTTTACCCTGGTTATTAGCAGAGTCGGAAAAACCAGCAGGTTTGATTTTTGGTAGGGAAGACCGAGGTTTAACTAATCAGGAAATTAATTATGCCCAAAAACTAGTATCTATCCCCACCAGTCCGGAATATACCTCTTTAAATTTGGCTACAGCAGTATCTATCTGTTGTTATGAATTATCACAATCTATAATGACAATGGAACCGGGGAAAATGCCCACCAGAGATATTGCTACCTTGGATGTGCTTGAATCTTACTACCAAGAGTTAGAATCTTTACTGCTCTCCATCGGTTATCTCTATCCCCACACAGCATCTAGTCGGATGGAAAAGTTCCGCCATTTGTACAATCGCAGTGAGCTAACAACCACGGAAGTAGCTATGCTCAGAGGTATTTTAAAACAGGTACAATGGGCAATTAAAAATTTTTGA
- the hypB gene encoding hydrogenase nickel incorporation protein HypB: MHQTHSAALEINLLHANQEGADHNRSHFNSWGITCVNIMSSPGAGKTTLLERTLSVLTSELKIAVIEGDMNTELDANRLRQYGIPVIAINTGRSCHLDSQMVAGGIHQLENKHNPTELDLVLVENVGNLVCPAEFEVGEHFKVALLSITEGEDKPLKYPIMFQAADCLLITKIDLSPYLDTDINHIVANVRQMNPGVKIIPFSAKTDEGLDTWCDWVKTQVKSNYHLDIKGTK; encoded by the coding sequence ATGCACCAAACCCATAGTGCTGCATTGGAAATTAATTTACTTCATGCTAACCAAGAAGGAGCAGATCACAATCGTTCCCACTTCAACAGTTGGGGTATCACTTGTGTAAATATTATGAGCAGTCCGGGAGCAGGTAAAACCACTCTATTGGAAAGAACCTTATCTGTTTTAACAAGTGAGTTGAAAATTGCAGTGATTGAAGGAGATATGAACACGGAGCTGGATGCCAACCGCTTACGTCAATATGGTATTCCGGTAATTGCAATTAATACAGGTCGTTCTTGTCACTTAGATTCCCAAATGGTAGCTGGTGGAATTCATCAACTAGAAAACAAACATAATCCAACTGAACTAGATTTAGTCTTGGTGGAAAATGTGGGCAATTTAGTATGTCCAGCTGAATTTGAAGTTGGTGAACACTTTAAAGTTGCTTTATTAAGCATCACAGAGGGAGAAGATAAACCTCTTAAGTATCCAATTATGTTTCAAGCAGCAGACTGTTTGTTAATTACCAAGATAGACTTATCGCCCTATTTAGACACTGATATTAATCACATTGTAGCCAATGTCCGACAGATGAATCCGGGAGTTAAAATTATTCCTTTCTCAGCTAAAACAGATGAGGGACTGGATACTTGGTGTGATTGGGTGAAAACCCAGGTTAAGTCAAATTACCATTTAGATATAAAAGGTACTAAATAA
- a CDS encoding ABC transporter substrate-binding protein, whose translation MRKSLSLCTLFVLSLLLAISCTPYGGDSREIQVGFSVWPGWLPWQIAANENLFTANNIQVNLKWFDGYLDSINALNSGKLDANSQTLNDTISSVAAGSDQVIVLVNDNSTGNDKIIVREGINTIADLKGKKVAVEEGTVDHFLLLLGMKKAGLTSNDIILQPLETGAASAAFVAGQVDAVGVFAPFTTKALERPGSKELFSSRDFPGAIPDHLVVTRQLIKERPQDVQALVNTWFETLDYIKANPEKSNEIMAKRAGVTVDEYKKYAEGTKIFSVEDNLQAFSSTSNIVSLKYTAQEIAKFLVEVKLAKKLPDLSQIFDDRFVKAYAAKQK comes from the coding sequence ATGCGAAAATCACTTTCCCTATGCACACTATTTGTACTTAGCTTATTGCTAGCAATTAGTTGTACACCTTATGGTGGAGATAGTAGAGAAATTCAGGTAGGTTTTAGTGTATGGCCTGGATGGCTACCATGGCAAATAGCTGCAAACGAAAACCTATTTACTGCCAATAATATACAGGTAAATCTCAAGTGGTTTGATGGTTATTTAGACTCAATTAATGCCTTAAATTCTGGGAAATTGGATGCCAATAGCCAAACCCTCAATGATACTATTAGCTCCGTAGCAGCAGGATCAGATCAAGTGATTGTCTTAGTAAACGATAATTCCACTGGCAATGATAAGATTATTGTTCGAGAAGGTATTAACACCATTGCGGATTTGAAGGGAAAAAAAGTAGCAGTGGAAGAGGGAACTGTTGACCATTTCTTATTACTTCTGGGCATGAAAAAGGCTGGATTGACCTCAAATGATATTATTTTGCAACCCTTGGAAACCGGTGCAGCATCCGCAGCATTTGTTGCTGGTCAGGTTGATGCTGTCGGTGTGTTTGCACCCTTTACTACTAAAGCTTTAGAACGTCCTGGTAGTAAAGAATTGTTCAGTTCGCGAGATTTTCCTGGAGCGATTCCCGATCATCTGGTAGTGACCCGCCAATTAATTAAAGAACGTCCTCAAGATGTGCAAGCTCTAGTTAATACTTGGTTTGAGACACTAGACTACATCAAAGCTAATCCAGAAAAAAGCAATGAAATCATGGCAAAAAGAGCTGGAGTCACTGTTGATGAATACAAAAAATACGCCGAGGGAACTAAAATTTTTAGTGTTGAGGATAATCTTCAAGCTTTTAGTTCTACTAGCAATATAGTGTCATTAAAATATACAGCTCAGGAAATTGCTAAATTTCTCGTTGAGGTAAAACTTGCCAAAAAATTGCCTGACCTTAGTCAAATATTTGATGATCGTTTTGTCAAAGCCTACGCTGCCAAGCAAAAATAG
- a CDS encoding mechanosensitive ion channel family protein: MTKFILTLGLCAGISVAIYLGLFYVLRPIVRKLEKDTWILVLGLSQAPLSAVLVLSSLKISLVNFSSSGEIIEWIQKFATAFLIAAFTYWITQILTELVVVYLKSYARQTEAVWDDVLVPLLKNFIPVLTYIIGFSLFFTVLGVDLSGIGLALGSITLVLGLAVRDILSNFFSGLVLLIDTPFEFGDVIVFDGSLAIIKEIGIRVTKLYLIEEHCEKYVPNATLSNQSITNLSRPTTHYAYKIPVSVRIDADSALATNILKEIVIGHPDTIANFDDKLRYLDSFYGLKEAQDNKPSKKEAGRNRLELDKEISLQLKKIGAAFETLLEEIKVLERGGLDTQELMVLQKTYMDILELVGMVIVTERKGKRQRSRLEEESSQKTNLISLVRIWYRTWLEDPDLVMEDRQILPDEWEQKIDLLKLKLNKLFQIISNPGVKETRLDNYVENFAEWLESSFKESSTAWKEPQVQITNIQGSSMEFAVRFYVDNIQLEHWRRGERVKNEVRREMIRRLRLAHIYTG, translated from the coding sequence TTGACTAAGTTCATTTTAACTTTGGGTTTGTGTGCGGGAATTTCCGTAGCAATTTATCTGGGACTTTTTTATGTCCTGCGACCTATTGTCCGTAAGTTAGAAAAAGATACGTGGATTCTCGTCCTCGGTCTTTCTCAAGCTCCTCTGTCCGCAGTTTTGGTATTGTCCAGTCTCAAGATTTCCCTAGTCAATTTTAGCAGTTCCGGGGAAATCATTGAATGGATCCAAAAATTTGCTACAGCTTTTCTCATAGCCGCATTTACCTATTGGATTACTCAGATACTCACTGAATTGGTGGTTGTCTACTTAAAATCCTATGCTAGACAAACTGAAGCGGTTTGGGATGATGTTTTAGTACCCCTTTTGAAGAATTTCATCCCAGTTCTGACTTATATTATTGGCTTCTCCCTATTTTTTACCGTTCTGGGTGTAGACCTATCGGGAATAGGATTAGCCCTGGGTAGTATTACCTTGGTATTAGGTTTAGCAGTCAGGGACATTTTAAGCAATTTTTTCAGTGGTCTGGTCTTGCTAATTGACACACCATTTGAATTCGGAGATGTGATTGTTTTTGATGGTTCCCTGGCAATTATCAAGGAAATCGGTATTCGAGTTACCAAATTGTATCTGATTGAAGAGCATTGCGAAAAGTATGTACCGAATGCTACTCTAAGCAATCAGAGTATTACTAACTTGAGTCGTCCTACAACACACTATGCCTATAAAATTCCCGTGTCTGTGAGAATTGATGCCGATTCTGCTTTAGCAACCAATATCTTGAAGGAAATTGTGATTGGACATCCAGACACCATAGCCAATTTTGATGATAAGCTAAGATACTTGGATTCATTTTATGGATTGAAGGAAGCTCAGGATAACAAACCTTCTAAAAAAGAAGCGGGGCGGAACCGTCTAGAATTAGACAAAGAAATTAGCCTACAGTTGAAAAAGATTGGTGCTGCATTTGAAACACTACTGGAAGAAATTAAGGTTCTGGAAAGAGGTGGTTTAGATACACAGGAATTAATGGTTCTCCAAAAAACTTACATGGATATTTTGGAACTGGTGGGTATGGTAATTGTAACAGAGCGCAAGGGTAAACGACAGCGCTCTAGGTTAGAAGAGGAATCTAGCCAAAAAACAAACCTCATTTCTTTAGTCAGAATCTGGTATCGCACTTGGTTAGAAGATCCAGATTTAGTTATGGAAGACCGTCAGATATTACCTGATGAATGGGAGCAGAAAATTGACCTGCTCAAACTTAAACTGAATAAACTATTTCAGATCATTTCTAATCCAGGAGTTAAGGAAACTCGATTGGACAATTATGTGGAAAACTTTGCCGAATGGCTAGAATCCAGCTTTAAGGAGTCTTCTACAGCTTGGAAGGAACCACAAGTACAAATCACCAATATTCAGGGATCTTCCATGGAATTTGCTGTCAGGTTCTACGTTGATAATATTCAGCTGGAACATTGGCGACGTGGTGAACGGGTTAAAAATGAAGTACGCCGAGAAATGATTCGACGATTAAGATTAGCTCATATTTACACTGGCTAA
- a CDS encoding valine--pyruvate transaminase, with translation MKPALTKIGAQMSNLTGVRAIMKDINETLRANQGQVLYNLSAGNPLILPEVEQLWRDCTADLLSSGEYGEVVCRYGSSQGYAPFIAAIVKDFNQRYGLQLTERNILVTAGSQTIYFYAANAYGGYTEECKLKKIVLPLSPDYTGYGGVSICPESLIAYKPALDVDGVNHRFKYRPDFTQLSITQETGCVIFSRPCNPTGNVLTNEEVEKIAALATPYDVPVFIDSAYAPPFPALNFTEMKPVFGENIIHCISLSKAGLPGERIGVAIGEEKLLQVLECFQTNAGIHSSRYGQAIATRAIESGALANIAETVIRPFYQHKFDVLESTLDAVMPKDLPWFLHRGEGAIFAWLWLQELPISDWEFYQQLKKVGVIVVPGSSFFPGLEENWEHKHQCLRISLTGTDEEISIGMQRLAKIAQEVYHQ, from the coding sequence ATCAAACCTGCCCTAACTAAAATTGGCGCTCAAATGTCTAACTTAACTGGCGTTAGAGCAATTATGAAAGATATAAATGAAACACTCAGAGCAAATCAAGGGCAGGTATTATATAATCTCAGTGCTGGCAATCCCTTGATACTACCAGAAGTAGAGCAATTATGGCGAGACTGCACAGCAGATTTACTGTCCAGTGGGGAGTATGGGGAGGTTGTCTGTCGCTATGGTTCTTCTCAGGGTTACGCGCCCTTTATTGCTGCTATCGTTAAGGATTTCAATCAACGTTATGGCTTGCAGTTAACAGAACGTAATATTTTAGTTACAGCTGGTAGTCAAACTATTTACTTCTATGCAGCTAATGCTTACGGTGGATATACTGAGGAGTGCAAATTGAAAAAAATTGTTTTGCCCCTCAGTCCAGATTATACAGGATATGGTGGTGTGAGTATCTGTCCAGAATCTTTAATTGCCTATAAACCAGCTCTGGATGTTGATGGTGTAAATCATCGTTTTAAATACCGTCCTGATTTTACCCAGCTTTCTATTACTCAGGAAACAGGTTGTGTGATTTTTTCTCGTCCCTGTAACCCCACAGGTAATGTGTTGACCAATGAAGAGGTGGAAAAAATTGCCGCCCTGGCCACGCCCTATGATGTACCAGTCTTCATAGATTCCGCCTATGCGCCCCCTTTCCCAGCTTTGAATTTTACCGAGATGAAACCCGTATTTGGCGAAAATATTATCCACTGTATCAGTTTGTCAAAAGCTGGGTTGCCAGGAGAAAGAATTGGGGTGGCTATCGGTGAGGAAAAATTATTACAGGTTTTAGAGTGTTTTCAAACTAATGCTGGTATTCATTCTTCTAGATATGGTCAGGCGATCGCCACCCGTGCCATAGAATCGGGGGCCTTGGCAAATATTGCGGAAACTGTGATTAGACCATTTTATCAGCATAAATTTGATGTATTGGAAAGCACTTTAGATGCGGTAATGCCCAAGGATTTACCGTGGTTTTTACATCGGGGTGAGGGAGCGATTTTTGCCTGGTTATGGCTACAGGAATTACCCATTAGTGACTGGGAATTTTACCAACAGTTAAAGAAAGTTGGTGTGATAGTTGTACCAGGTAGTAGTTTCTTTCCCGGGTTAGAGGAGAATTGGGAACACAAACATCAATGTCTACGCATTAGTTTGACAGGTACTGATGAGGAAATTAGTATTGGTATGCAGCGTTTGGCGAAGATTGCCCAAGAGGTTTATCATCAATAG
- the dprA gene encoding DNA-processing protein DprA — MSTITEDRQYWLAWSQIAGVGPILLQRLQEHFGNLENAWKSSPGELGKIEGVGFHILQKIVQYRGKINPEKLLIEHEKINPHFWTPADVEYPKLLREISTPPPILYYRGQLDLEENRGEKPLVGIVGTRKPTKYGRKWTRHISTVLAQNGFTIVSGMADGIDAESHSAAIQAGGRTIAVVGTGVDVIYPYSNKDLYKEILKSGIVISEHPTKTSPHRTHFPRRNRIIAGLSRVVLVMEAGSKSGALITATYANEFSRDIYALPGRVDDELSQGCLKLISQGAGLISQELNELLTMLGAIPKIHIDTPAVKSDPFLGNLEPELQQVMSILTVDALPFDLIVEKAKMGSGLVSGYLLQLELMGLVSQLPGMRYQKSY, encoded by the coding sequence ATGTCTACTATTACGGAAGATCGTCAATACTGGTTAGCATGGTCACAAATTGCCGGGGTTGGACCCATACTACTACAAAGATTACAAGAACACTTTGGTAATTTAGAGAATGCTTGGAAATCGAGTCCTGGGGAGCTAGGAAAAATAGAGGGTGTTGGTTTTCACATTTTGCAAAAAATAGTTCAGTATAGAGGTAAAATTAATCCAGAGAAACTGCTTATTGAACATGAAAAAATCAACCCCCATTTTTGGACACCAGCAGATGTGGAATATCCAAAATTGTTAAGAGAAATTTCCACGCCTCCTCCCATATTGTATTATAGGGGACAGTTGGATTTGGAGGAAAATAGGGGTGAAAAACCGCTGGTAGGAATTGTTGGTACTCGAAAGCCTACAAAATATGGCAGAAAATGGACTCGTCACATTAGCACTGTTTTAGCTCAAAATGGTTTCACCATTGTTTCAGGTATGGCCGATGGAATAGACGCTGAAAGTCATAGTGCAGCTATTCAAGCTGGGGGTAGAACCATAGCAGTGGTAGGAACAGGTGTAGATGTGATTTATCCATATAGTAATAAGGACTTATATAAAGAAATTCTGAAATCTGGGATAGTCATCAGTGAACATCCGACTAAGACTTCACCCCACCGCACTCATTTTCCCCGTCGCAATCGGATCATTGCGGGTTTGTCCCGTGTGGTTTTAGTCATGGAAGCGGGAAGTAAGTCTGGTGCTCTCATAACTGCTACCTATGCTAACGAATTTTCTCGAGATATTTATGCTTTACCAGGAAGAGTGGATGATGAACTTTCTCAGGGTTGTTTAAAGCTAATTAGTCAGGGTGCAGGATTAATTAGTCAGGAATTAAACGAACTATTGACAATGTTAGGTGCTATTCCTAAGATACATATTGATACCCCTGCTGTTAAATCCGATCCCTTTCTTGGTAATTTGGAGCCAGAATTACAACAGGTAATGAGTATTCTTACAGTGGATGCGTTACCGTTTGATCTAATTGTGGAAAAGGCTAAGATGGGATCTGGTTTGGTTTCTGGTTATTTATTGCAATTGGAATTGATGGGTTTAGTTTCCCAACTTCCTGGAATGCGATATCAGAAGTCCTATTAA
- a CDS encoding serine hydrolase: MITGSGDQSPKIRRRHHKQRSQDHTQKTTAKTAQRTQSKPAKMQSTGLNYQQNVKVLPTIASDNHERNETDRIRQSQRLVVSGNVKPTAKPSGKMTGGNPRVKTLRVPGHPKKYAYPSRKARLKPAANIILYALRLLIVGVGLGAIVGTLLSVLDPANRITTNSINPPVSSSPQSPINSSGLVISQEITPLKTTIENLSAANPNLIPGVFIVDIDSGGYVDVSGNKNFSAASTIKIPVLVAFLEDVDRGKIRLDEILTMEQEMVAGGSGNLRTMPVGTKLKSIELATKMMTISDNTATNMLISKMGGKELLNARFRSWGLVNTAIQSPLPDLEGTNTTSPKELASLIAKVNQGELISMRSRDLMLDIMRRTQRDDLLPAGLGEGATAYHKTGDIGTMLADAGLIDVPTGKRYIASIMVKRPHNEPAAAKLINSISQATYSYLSQSNFPPDGSTNNQPSNNQPLNNSSTPVPQLQPFTQPFLQPQGGNSNIPNATINNVPLGNYQSPLNNPPYYPPQSHRN, encoded by the coding sequence ATGATAACTGGGTCCGGGGACCAATCTCCCAAGATTCGTCGTCGTCATCACAAACAAAGATCTCAAGACCACACACAAAAGACAACTGCAAAAACTGCCCAAAGGACACAATCAAAACCGGCTAAGATGCAATCTACGGGTCTAAATTATCAACAAAACGTGAAGGTGTTACCCACAATTGCCTCTGATAATCATGAACGCAATGAAACTGATAGAATAAGACAATCACAACGCTTGGTAGTATCCGGTAATGTGAAACCTACTGCTAAACCATCTGGCAAAATGACCGGGGGTAACCCCAGGGTCAAAACATTACGTGTACCCGGACATCCCAAAAAATACGCCTATCCATCCCGAAAAGCAAGGTTAAAACCAGCAGCTAATATTATTTTGTATGCCTTGCGACTGTTAATTGTGGGGGTGGGTTTGGGTGCAATTGTGGGCACCCTATTATCAGTGTTAGACCCGGCCAATCGAATTACCACTAACTCCATTAATCCACCTGTAAGTTCTTCTCCCCAGTCTCCTATTAATAGTTCTGGACTGGTCATATCTCAGGAAATTACCCCGCTGAAAACCACTATCGAAAACCTATCAGCAGCTAACCCTAATCTCATCCCCGGTGTGTTTATAGTGGATATAGATTCTGGTGGATATGTGGATGTTAGTGGGAACAAGAATTTCTCCGCAGCTAGTACCATTAAGATACCAGTTCTAGTGGCTTTTTTAGAGGATGTTGATAGGGGTAAAATTCGTCTTGATGAAATCTTAACTATGGAGCAAGAAATGGTCGCAGGAGGTTCTGGTAATTTAAGAACTATGCCTGTAGGTACTAAGCTGAAATCCATTGAATTGGCTACCAAAATGATGACTATCAGTGACAACACTGCTACAAATATGTTGATTAGTAAAATGGGAGGAAAAGAGTTATTAAACGCTCGTTTTCGTAGTTGGGGACTAGTAAATACCGCCATTCAAAGTCCATTACCAGATTTAGAAGGTACTAATACTACCTCCCCTAAAGAGTTGGCAAGCTTAATTGCCAAAGTTAATCAGGGTGAATTAATATCCATGCGATCGCGTGATTTGATGTTAGATATTATGCGACGTACCCAAAGGGATGATTTATTACCTGCTGGTTTAGGGGAAGGAGCGACAGCATATCATAAAACCGGTGATATTGGGACGATGCTAGCAGATGCTGGTTTGATTGATGTTCCTACGGGTAAACGTTATATTGCTAGTATTATGGTGAAACGTCCTCATAATGAACCCGCTGCAGCAAAGTTAATCAATTCTATATCTCAAGCAACTTATTCTTACTTAAGTCAGAGTAATTTTCCCCCTGATGGTTCTACCAATAATCAACCATCAAACAATCAACCGTTAAATAATTCTTCCACCCCAGTTCCCCAACTTCAACCATTTACTCAACCATTTCTCCAACCTCAAGGTGGCAATTCAAATATTCCTAATGCTACAATCAACAATGTACCCCTGGGAAATTATCAGTCTCCTCTGAATAATCCCCCATATTATCCACCACAATCTCATCGGAACTAA
- a CDS encoding agmatinase family protein, which produces MNEFQPPIPESEAQQALELERQLPLTGWQQEVSRSLELGLEAAASINDRTISTFARGELPHYAGINTFLKAPYLEDIWKVGEYDVAIVGVPHDSGTTYRPGTRFGPQGIRRISALYTPYNFELGIDLREQITLCDVGDIFTIPANNEKSFDQISKGIAHIFSSGAFPIIMGGDHSIGYPTVRGICRHLGDKKMGIIHFDRHVDTQETDLDERMHTCPWFHATNMKNAPAQNLVQLGIGGWQVPRQGVKICRQRSTNILTITDIVEKGLDYAVEFALERALDGTDCVYISFDIDCIDAGFVPGTGWPEPGGFMPREALYILGKIVQRAPICGLEVVEVSPPYDISDITSLMATRVICDTMGHLIKSGQLPRNDKPAYIEMEARQESIVDWS; this is translated from the coding sequence ATGAACGAATTCCAACCGCCTATACCCGAAAGTGAAGCGCAACAGGCTTTAGAACTAGAAAGACAACTACCACTAACTGGTTGGCAGCAAGAAGTCTCTCGTAGTTTAGAGTTAGGACTAGAAGCAGCAGCAAGCATTAATGACCGGACTATTTCCACATTTGCTCGTGGTGAACTACCTCATTATGCTGGAATTAATACTTTTTTGAAGGCTCCCTATTTAGAAGATATCTGGAAAGTAGGAGAATATGACGTAGCCATTGTGGGGGTTCCCCATGACTCTGGAACCACTTACCGTCCTGGAACCAGATTTGGACCCCAGGGAATCCGCCGGATTTCCGCTTTGTATACCCCCTATAACTTTGAATTAGGGATAGATCTAAGGGAGCAAATTACTCTATGTGATGTAGGGGATATTTTTACCATCCCTGCTAATAATGAGAAGTCATTCGACCAGATATCTAAAGGAATTGCCCACATTTTTAGTTCCGGTGCATTTCCCATTATTATGGGTGGTGATCACTCTATTGGCTACCCAACTGTTAGAGGTATTTGCCGACATTTGGGAGATAAAAAAATGGGTATTATTCATTTTGATCGCCATGTGGATACACAAGAAACAGACTTAGACGAAAGGATGCACACTTGTCCATGGTTCCATGCCACCAATATGAAAAATGCCCCTGCCCAAAATCTGGTTCAATTGGGAATTGGTGGATGGCAAGTACCGCGTCAGGGGGTAAAAATTTGTCGCCAACGGTCTACTAATATTCTCACAATCACTGACATTGTTGAAAAGGGACTGGATTATGCGGTAGAATTTGCCCTAGAAAGAGCATTAGATGGTACAGATTGTGTTTACATCAGTTTCGATATTGACTGTATTGATGCTGGATTTGTTCCGGGAACTGGTTGGCCAGAACCAGGTGGTTTTATGCCTCGGGAAGCACTTTATATTCTAGGTAAAATTGTTCAGCGCGCCCCAATTTGTGGACTAGAAGTAGTAGAAGTGTCACCTCCTTACGATATTAGTGACATTACTTCACTTATGGCTACTCGTGTTATTTGTGACACTATGGGACACTTAATTAAGTCTGGTCAATTACCAAGAAACGATAAACCTGCTTATATTGAAATGGAAGCACGACAAGAATCAATAGTGGATTGGAGTTAA
- the psb28 gene encoding photosystem II reaction center protein Psb28, producing the protein MTSPSIQFFAGLFEEMSNVSLRREVRTGKLIVVLQFEQLKAISGFNSFTKQSLNSLLLIDEEGEIRVTPSGTKFIFGGDEGDELKRVDCKFVVDPGEGFDRIMRFLHRYADANGMEYAEN; encoded by the coding sequence ATGACATCTCCATCAATTCAATTTTTTGCGGGTTTATTTGAAGAAATGAGTAATGTAAGTTTACGTCGAGAAGTCAGGACTGGTAAATTGATTGTTGTTCTACAATTTGAGCAATTGAAAGCCATATCAGGATTTAACAGTTTTACTAAACAGTCATTGAACTCCCTATTATTAATTGACGAAGAAGGAGAAATTCGGGTTACTCCTTCGGGAACTAAATTTATTTTCGGTGGGGATGAAGGGGATGAATTAAAAAGAGTTGATTGTAAATTTGTAGTTGATCCTGGCGAAGGTTTTGATAGAATTATGCGCTTTTTACACCGTTATGCTGATGCTAATGGTATGGAGTATGCGGAGAATTAG